In the genome of Globicephala melas chromosome 7, mGloMel1.2, whole genome shotgun sequence, one region contains:
- the LOC115858116 gene encoding large ribosomal subunit protein eL21-like: MTNTKGKRRGTGYMFSRPFRKHGVVPLATYRRIYKKGDNADITGMGTVQKGMPHKCYRGKTGRVCNVTQHAVGITVNKQVKGKILAKRIHVHIEHIKHPESRDSFLKRVKENDEKKKEAKEKGTWVQLKLQPAPPREAHFMRTNGKETELLEPIPYEFMA, encoded by the coding sequence ATGACCAAcacaaagggaaagaggaggggcacCGGCTACATGTTCTCTAGGCCTTTTAGAAAACATGGAGTTGTTCCTTTGGCCACATACAGGCGAATCTACAAGAAAGGTGATAATGCAGATATCACGGGAATGGGCACTGTTCAAAAAGGAATGCCCCACAAATGTTACCGCGGCAAAACTGGAAGAGTCTGCAATGTTACCCAGCACGCTGTTGGCATCACTGTAAACAAACAAGTTAAGGGCAAGATTCTTGCCAAGAGAATTCATGTGCATATCGAGCATATTAAGCACCCTGAGAGCCGAGACAGCTTCCTGAAACGGGTGAaggaaaatgatgagaaaaagaaggaagccaaaGAGAAAGGGACTTGGGTTCAGCTGAAGCTCCAGCCTGCTCCACCCAGAGAAGCACACTTCATGAGAACCAACGGAAAGGAGACTGAACTGTTGGAGCCCATTCCCTATGAATTCATGGCATGA